Proteins encoded together in one Polaribacter reichenbachii window:
- a CDS encoding AAA family ATPase: MFSEKIDLIKKDIDIHKQKFNSNNFEVGCLIIKEANIWIEQAKNRPIPNMLFSEFWYENEVCILFSDTNLGKSVLAVQIANSISKGIPISGFKLEGGSKKVLYLDFELSDKQFENRCSEKYQNHYQFNSNFLRAEFKADIEIPKTFNSVEEYLCDNLTVIINTVKPSVLIVDNLTYLSQEHEKAKEALFLMKALKKLSKEFQISILVLSHTPKRDESKPITKNDLAGSKMLMNFCDSCFAIGGSNQEPSLRYIKQLKQRNTEHLYHTENVILCSLDKKSNFLEFHFEDFDTEKNHLQSNSILNSEEKDEKIRLLVSENLPNTHIATRLNLSEGAIRKRRKKLGI, encoded by the coding sequence TAAAAGAAGCAAATATTTGGATTGAACAAGCCAAAAACAGACCTATACCAAATATGCTATTCAGTGAATTTTGGTATGAGAATGAAGTTTGTATTTTATTTTCCGATACTAACTTGGGGAAATCTGTTTTAGCGGTTCAAATTGCGAATAGCATAAGTAAAGGAATACCTATTTCTGGTTTTAAATTAGAAGGAGGTTCAAAAAAAGTGTTGTATTTAGATTTTGAATTGTCTGATAAACAATTCGAAAATCGTTGTTCTGAAAAATATCAAAATCATTACCAATTTAACAGTAATTTTCTGCGTGCAGAATTTAAAGCTGATATAGAAATTCCTAAGACTTTTAATTCTGTTGAGGAATATTTATGTGATAATTTAACAGTGATTATTAATACAGTAAAACCATCTGTTTTAATTGTTGATAATCTTACTTACTTAAGCCAAGAACACGAAAAAGCAAAAGAAGCTTTATTCTTAATGAAAGCTTTAAAAAAACTTTCTAAAGAATTTCAAATTTCTATTCTTGTTTTATCTCACACCCCAAAGAGAGATGAGTCTAAACCAATAACAAAAAATGATTTGGCAGGAAGCAAAATGCTAATGAACTTTTGTGATAGTTGTTTTGCTATTGGTGGATCTAACCAAGAGCCATCGCTAAGATATATAAAACAGCTTAAGCAACGTAATACAGAACATTTATATCACACAGAAAATGTTATTCTATGTAGCCTAGATAAAAAATCAAACTTTTTGGAATTTCATTTTGAAGATTTCGATACTGAAAAAAATCATTTACAATCAAATTCAATTTTAAATTCAGAAGAAAAAGATGAAAAAATCAGATTACTAGTTTCAGAAAACCTACCAAATACACATATAGCAACTAGACTTAATTTATCTGAAGGTGCTATTAGAAAAAGAAGAAAAAAACTAGGTATCTAA
- a CDS encoding DUF6371 domain-containing protein has translation MHYKFSLDPTPRKFICPNCNKKTFVKFIDNESKNYLNAIDGRCDRESKCGYFKKPSNNYAITNSNSNALNVLHPTYHNKDIVLQFYDTMQQSNFIIYLLSVFDLKSVQKAIIRYHLGITNYWKGATVFWQIDDKNKIRGGKIMQYNCNTGNRVKQPFNHVSWIHKQLKLNNFVLQQCLFGLHLINKISKSDTICIIESEKSAIIMSIFIPDFLWLATGSKSGFKESMLQPLKGYKVIAYPDKSEHQNWQDKSQLLNKRGFKIQCSSLLENIDIEDGSDLIDLLIS, from the coding sequence ATGCATTACAAATTTAGCTTAGACCCTACTCCAAGAAAATTCATTTGTCCTAATTGTAACAAAAAGACATTTGTAAAATTTATTGATAATGAATCAAAAAACTACTTAAATGCCATTGATGGTAGATGTGATCGAGAAAGCAAATGTGGTTATTTTAAAAAACCATCAAATAATTATGCTATCACAAACAGCAATAGCAACGCTCTAAATGTATTACACCCAACATATCACAATAAAGATATTGTATTACAATTTTATGATACAATGCAACAAAGTAACTTTATAATCTATCTATTAAGTGTTTTTGATTTAAAAAGCGTGCAAAAAGCAATAATAAGGTATCATTTAGGTATTACAAATTATTGGAAAGGTGCAACAGTATTTTGGCAAATAGATGATAAAAACAAAATAAGAGGTGGTAAAATAATGCAATACAATTGCAATACAGGTAATCGTGTAAAACAACCTTTTAATCACGTTAGTTGGATTCATAAACAATTAAAATTAAATAACTTTGTATTACAACAATGTTTATTTGGCTTACACCTTATAAATAAAATTTCTAAAAGTGATACAATCTGCATTATAGAGTCAGAAAAATCAGCTATAATAATGAGCATTTTTATACCTGATTTTTTATGGTTAGCAACTGGAAGTAAATCGGGTTTTAAAGAAAGTATGCTACAACCATTAAAAGGTTATAAAGTTATCGCTTATCCAGATAAGTCAGAACACCAAAATTGGCAGGATAAATCGCAACTTTTAAATAAAAGAGGATTTAAAATTCAATGTAGTTCTTTATTAGAAAATATTGACATTGAAGATGGTTCTGATTTAATAGACTTATTAATTTCTTAA
- a CDS encoding DUF6979 family protein, protein MNKYAQTTLKAKRNYKENYSILESYERAAKEFFTTKSPQEKGCPKGTFLGLCETGLVRGIPKGNYTKSVKNKEYALKAVEILKQHKHKNITPKELWLALDLGDKRSNSQMDVVLALWENDLII, encoded by the coding sequence ATGAATAAATACGCACAAACAACGTTAAAAGCAAAACGAAATTATAAAGAAAACTATTCCATTTTAGAAAGTTATGAAAGAGCTGCAAAAGAATTTTTTACAACTAAAAGTCCTCAAGAAAAAGGCTGTCCCAAAGGTACTTTTTTAGGTTTATGTGAAACTGGTTTAGTAAGAGGTATACCTAAAGGTAATTATACAAAATCTGTGAAAAATAAAGAATATGCCCTAAAAGCGGTTGAAATATTAAAACAGCATAAACATAAAAATATTACTCCAAAAGAATTATGGTTAGCTTTAGATCTTGGAGATAAAAGATCAAATTCTCAAATGGATGTTGTTTTGGCTCTTTGGGAGAATGATTTAATTATTTAA
- a CDS encoding NACHT domain-containing protein, with amino-acid sequence MERLKRIKNDLQSFADTEEDVIIQPDGQVLFTRLGKDYELKINDIDESLYINFEGRNIKYQDFISKEIAQLDIFATRLIQKRKNIEPFIEGPSNLITPWSTTNGIAIKQLQKECDEALLSGTKITFITADAGHGKSALLKEFQIIQANRFLKGESNYLFWHVDLQGRDLVRLAEAIMYDLGELRIRGLYYSSILTLIKNRNIILAIDGFDELAAEIGGESALGSLSSLVKEMDGRGTLIAASRRTFFNTQDYLKRTEFLKGYISHNCFFYELKVLNWRKENATEYISYFCNDQEKIYSHLIENFKDESHPILARPFLLSKIVQLIDSSDEENSLKELLDEMNKDKEGVTTIVESFIKREVQKWKDRDKVTGQPYLNFNQHLSFLATIAKEMWESQKDYISIDEIELYGTMLIDDWDIEESLRATIIRMLHSHALLVPISIGSEQLRKFDHEEFKNFFLGKSLGNLIKELSLRKLKKFLFLGQLPDSVPRYMLNTLKKNDIKKYLDLFQEIIDKEWKPTHIQSNVGTIIPYLIDNNTTDDILSFSGKVTYSSLGFENKFINNVVIKNGNFINISLKNVKLKNVIFDNCSFNEIKFDLTSSNVFEEVIISNSNIDSIQIINNDEIIETAYSPIRIKDLLHKRGIRSTTEKEILVIKKHSVFKTLVNKFLSKYHRTILQYESNWKEHSIYGSSTKMIIEDVIPFLLENEIISEFDNKNIKQSGSKAYRLNYDLKDLLKADSDSNENKLKEFWDKVNKR; translated from the coding sequence ATGGAAAGGCTTAAAAGAATTAAAAATGATTTACAATCATTTGCAGATACAGAAGAAGACGTAATTATTCAGCCAGATGGTCAAGTTTTGTTTACAAGACTAGGTAAAGATTATGAATTAAAAATAAATGATATCGATGAAAGTCTGTATATTAATTTTGAAGGAAGAAATATAAAATACCAAGACTTTATCTCCAAAGAAATTGCACAGCTAGATATTTTTGCTACAAGATTAATACAAAAAAGAAAAAATATTGAACCATTTATTGAAGGACCATCTAATCTAATTACGCCATGGTCAACAACTAATGGTATTGCCATTAAACAACTACAAAAGGAATGTGATGAAGCTCTTTTAAGTGGAACAAAAATTACTTTTATTACGGCTGATGCTGGTCATGGTAAAAGTGCATTGTTAAAGGAGTTCCAAATTATTCAAGCTAATAGGTTTTTAAAAGGAGAAAGTAATTATCTCTTTTGGCATGTTGATTTGCAAGGAAGAGATCTTGTTAGACTGGCTGAAGCAATAATGTATGATTTAGGAGAGTTAAGAATTAGAGGGTTGTATTACTCTTCAATATTAACTTTAATAAAGAATAGAAATATAATTTTGGCAATTGACGGTTTTGATGAATTAGCTGCTGAGATTGGAGGTGAATCAGCTTTGGGTTCTCTTTCAAGTTTAGTAAAAGAAATGGATGGGAGAGGAACATTAATTGCGGCATCTAGAAGAACTTTTTTTAATACACAAGATTACTTAAAAAGAACTGAATTTTTGAAAGGATATATTTCTCACAATTGTTTTTTTTACGAGTTAAAAGTTCTCAATTGGCGAAAGGAAAATGCAACTGAATACATTTCATATTTTTGTAATGACCAAGAAAAAATATATTCACATTTAATAGAGAACTTTAAGGATGAATCTCATCCGATTCTAGCAAGACCTTTCTTACTATCAAAAATTGTTCAGTTAATTGACTCAAGTGATGAGGAGAATTCGCTTAAAGAACTTCTTGATGAAATGAATAAAGATAAAGAAGGAGTAACAACAATAGTAGAGTCATTTATAAAAAGAGAAGTGCAAAAATGGAAAGATCGAGATAAAGTTACTGGTCAACCTTATTTAAATTTTAATCAACATCTTTCGTTTCTTGCCACCATTGCAAAAGAAATGTGGGAATCTCAAAAAGATTATATTTCCATTGATGAAATAGAACTTTACGGAACTATGCTAATAGACGATTGGGATATAGAAGAAAGTCTAAGAGCAACAATTATTAGAATGCTACATAGTCATGCGCTTTTAGTACCAATATCAATAGGGTCCGAACAATTAAGAAAATTTGATCATGAAGAGTTTAAAAACTTTTTTTTAGGCAAGTCATTAGGAAATTTGATCAAAGAACTTTCATTAAGGAAATTGAAAAAATTCTTATTTCTCGGTCAACTTCCTGATTCAGTTCCGAGATATATGTTAAATACTTTGAAAAAAAATGATATAAAAAAGTATCTAGATTTATTTCAAGAAATAATTGATAAAGAATGGAAGCCGACTCATATACAAAGTAATGTAGGTACAATAATACCTTATTTAATTGATAATAATACAACCGACGATATTTTGTCCTTTTCTGGTAAAGTAACTTATTCTAGTTTAGGTTTCGAAAATAAATTCATAAATAACGTTGTAATTAAAAATGGAAATTTCATCAATATAAGTTTAAAAAACGTAAAATTGAAAAATGTAATTTTTGATAATTGTAGTTTTAACGAAATTAAATTTGATTTAACATCTTCAAATGTTTTTGAAGAAGTAATTATTTCAAATTCAAATATAGATTCAATTCAAATTATTAATAATGATGAAATAATTGAAACTGCTTATTCTCCAATAAGAATAAAAGATCTTCTGCATAAAAGAGGCATAAGAAGTACAACTGAAAAAGAAATACTAGTAATTAAGAAACATTCTGTTTTTAAAACTTTAGTAAATAAATTCTTATCAAAATATCACAGAACAATATTACAATATGAATCTAATTGGAAAGAACACAGCATTTACGGTTCATCAACGAAAATGATTATTGAAGATGTTATTCCGTTTTTACTTGAAAATGAAATCATAAGTGAATTTGATAATAAAAACATCAAACAAAGTGGTAGCAAGGCTTATAGATTAAATTATGATTTAAAAGACTTACTTAAAGCCGATAGCGATAGTAATGAAAACAAATTAAAAGAATTTTGGGATAAAGTAAATAAAAGGTAA
- a CDS encoding NYN domain-containing protein codes for MKYIFLVDFDNWFDRKDLNQYTDEEIQYQFSEIINTCIDINSSPINTYLEIRLYGGWYQEDVLTNKASILFSILSSFNLFPIINNQNIIIKGKIEVIDTLFNVPSYQWRNTLKEKNGMSYIKINNDKLNDTCANNKTNCPPHILKRIAKKKTHQCAVDGCNSLNNELFVKTEQKMVDTMIACDLMSYSMEDDVSKIIIVSDDVDFFPALAVASQNKIRFNKNCLFEVLIKNSRLESNYKNILSNFSVNTICYGKA; via the coding sequence ATGAAATATATTTTTCTTGTTGACTTTGATAATTGGTTTGATAGAAAAGATTTAAATCAATACACTGATGAAGAAATTCAATATCAATTTTCTGAAATAATTAATACATGTATTGATATCAATTCATCACCAATTAATACTTATTTAGAAATTAGGTTATATGGTGGTTGGTATCAAGAAGATGTATTAACAAATAAAGCCTCAATATTGTTTAGCATTCTTTCATCTTTTAATCTCTTTCCTATAATTAATAATCAAAATATAATTATTAAAGGAAAAATAGAGGTTATTGATACATTGTTTAATGTTCCAAGTTATCAATGGAGAAATACTTTGAAGGAGAAAAATGGAATGTCATACATAAAAATTAATAACGACAAGTTAAATGATACATGTGCAAATAATAAAACCAATTGCCCTCCACATATATTAAAAAGAATAGCAAAAAAGAAAACTCATCAGTGTGCAGTAGATGGCTGTAATTCTTTAAACAATGAATTGTTTGTCAAAACAGAACAGAAAATGGTTGATACTATGATTGCATGTGACTTAATGTCTTATTCTATGGAAGACGATGTAAGTAAAATAATTATTGTTTCAGATGATGTCGATTTTTTCCCAGCACTGGCTGTGGCTTCTCAAAACAAAATAAGGTTTAATAAAAACTGTTTGTTTGAAGTTTTAATAAAAAATTCAAGACTAGAATCGAATTATAAAAATATATTATCTAATTTTTCAGTAAACACAATTTGTTATGGAAAGGCTTAA
- a CDS encoding SOS response-associated peptidase, with the protein MCFHTKQTKSIKEIEKKFKAKFNSEASFNPSSQINGFNFPKTPIITNSNLTEIKMYNWGLIPEWANSDWKRNYTLNARIETISEKPAFKHYTENRCIVLVDGFYEWQHQGKEKIKFEIGFNNQLFAFAGLFINNTYTIVTTEAKGIMREIHNSKLRMPFSLKTEDDFKAWLNNKEVNPQYDFTTNQLGFKQPTLF; encoded by the coding sequence ATGTGTTTTCATACTAAACAAACAAAATCAATTAAGGAAATAGAGAAAAAATTTAAGGCTAAATTTAATTCTGAAGCTTCATTTAATCCTAGTTCACAAATTAATGGATTTAATTTTCCTAAAACACCAATCATTACCAACTCTAATCTTACAGAAATTAAAATGTATAATTGGGGACTAATACCAGAATGGGCAAATTCTGACTGGAAAAGAAATTATACTTTAAATGCACGAATAGAAACCATATCAGAAAAACCTGCTTTTAAACATTATACAGAAAACAGGTGTATTGTTTTAGTTGATGGTTTTTACGAATGGCAACATCAAGGGAAAGAAAAAATTAAGTTTGAAATAGGCTTTAACAATCAACTTTTTGCATTCGCAGGCTTGTTTATAAATAACACCTACACAATAGTAACCACAGAAGCTAAAGGTATTATGAGAGAAATACACAACTCTAAATTAAGAATGCCTTTTAGTTTAAAAACCGAAGACGATTTTAAAGCTTGGTTAAATAATAAGGAAGTTAATCCACAATATGATTTTACTACAAATCAATTGGGTTTTAAACAACCTACTCTTTTTTAA
- a CDS encoding T9SS type A sorting domain-containing protein, producing the protein MKTKIFYLVILASFNYFSANCQNLLDLSSWTVGSGSVLGYSQHGLTLENIRDYGKNHIGEEEIIWIASPDLNGGSSGGFYTDFFNIDNEKSYRFSIWLKKLNSKDGTTLLGTVSNNNTTLKLDGTIQNDPYFFIGDLPSLNRWYLLVGYIHSSTYNSTINYGAVYDGESGQKVQLLTDYKFKNNAINVRLQSYLHNDYNNLDRQFFYAPRMEELNGSELSIQELLGINNNSKLIVSYDMAGNQSQNFYCYDPNFCVAPAAKKEGKEVISEELLEEPIIDKELIENISVYPNPTTGFINIKLSTTLLSNIHSIKLYNVNSSLVKEIKTKKEIIDLDISRMANGVYFLHIHLKEGRSITKKIVKK; encoded by the coding sequence ATGAAAACGAAAATATTTTATCTGGTAATACTTGCGAGTTTTAACTATTTTTCTGCAAATTGTCAAAACTTACTAGATTTAAGTTCTTGGACGGTTGGTTCAGGTTCAGTTTTAGGTTATTCACAACATGGTTTAACTCTAGAAAATATAAGAGATTATGGCAAAAATCATATTGGTGAGGAGGAAATAATCTGGATAGCTTCTCCAGACTTGAATGGAGGAAGTAGTGGGGGGTTTTATACAGATTTTTTCAACATTGACAATGAAAAATCATATAGGTTCTCTATATGGCTAAAAAAGTTAAATTCTAAAGATGGTACTACTTTATTAGGCACTGTGTCTAACAATAATACAACATTAAAATTAGATGGAACAATACAAAATGACCCTTACTTTTTTATTGGTGATTTACCAAGTCTTAATAGATGGTATTTATTGGTAGGTTATATTCATAGTAGTACTTATAATTCAACAATAAATTACGGAGCTGTTTATGATGGTGAATCTGGCCAAAAAGTACAATTATTGACCGACTATAAATTTAAAAATAATGCAATTAATGTTAGGTTACAATCCTATCTGCATAATGATTATAACAACTTAGATAGACAATTTTTTTATGCACCTAGAATGGAGGAACTTAATGGCAGTGAGTTATCCATACAAGAATTATTAGGGATCAATAATAATTCCAAATTAATAGTTTCTTATGATATGGCTGGTAATCAATCTCAAAATTTTTATTGTTATGACCCAAACTTTTGCGTAGCTCCAGCTGCAAAAAAGGAAGGTAAAGAAGTTATTTCAGAAGAATTACTGGAAGAACCAATTATTGATAAAGAATTAATAGAAAACATATCTGTATATCCAAACCCTACTACTGGGTTTATAAATATCAAACTAAGCACAACTTTACTTAGCAATATTCATTCTATAAAGTTATACAATGTAAATTCATCTTTAGTCAAAGAGATTAAAACTAAAAAGGAGATAATCGATTTGGATATAAGTCGAATGGCTAATGGAGTTTATTTTTTACATATTCATTTAAAAGAAGGAAGAAGTATTACTAAAAAGATTGTTAAAAAATAA